Genomic DNA from bacterium:
TTTCTGGATTTCAGTAATCATAACAATCCCAATAATCGTCATCTCGCCAATGATCCATCACCTGTTAGGGATTGGTGATAAATTAAGTTTTGATGGTAATATGATTGTTCTTTTCGTTCTATCATCAATTGTTTATTTCTATGGCGGCTGGCCATTTCTCAAGGGACTTTTAGATGAGTTGAGAAGTAAACAACCTGGAATGATGACGTTAATCGCACTTGCAATTTCGGTTGCGTATTTCTACAGCAGCTCAGTAGTATTTGGTGTGAGTGGAGAAGATTTTTTCTGGGAACTTGCAACACTGATCGATATAATGTTATTAGGTCACTGGATTGAGATGAAGTCAGTTATGGGTGCATCAAAAGCACTCGAAGAACTTGCAAAGCTGATGCCAGATGAAGCACATAAAATTAATAATGATGGAAATGTTGTTGAAGTTAAAGTTTCTTCTTTACAGCATAAAGATAGATTATTGATAAAACCTGGTGAAAAAATACCCGCTGACGGAAAAATTTATGAAGGTAAAACTTCTATTAATGAGGCGATGATTACAGGTGAATCGAAACCGGTTTCCAAAGTTGAAGGTGATGAAGTAATAGGCGGATCGATTAATGGAGAGGGATCGATTAAAATAGAAGTTGAAAAAACGGGAGATGAAACATTTCTCTCGCAAGTAATTAAACTTGTTACTGAAGCACAGGAAAGTAAATCGAGAACACAGAACCTTGCAAATAAAGCTGCGTTTTGGCTGACGATTGTTGCAATATTAGCCGGTGCAATTACAATGTTCGTATGGTTATTGCTTGAGGGTTCATCTTTTAATTTTGCATTGTCACGCACTGTAACTGTAATGGTAATCACCTGTCCACACGCACTTGGTCTGGCAATTCCACTTGTTGTAGCTGTTTCAACATCACTTTCTGCAAAGAGCGGTTTGCTGATCAGGAACAGAACCGCATTTGAACAGGCAAGAAATATACAGGCGGTAATTTTTGATAAAACCGGAACTTTGACCAAAGGTGAATTTGGAGTGACAGAAATAATTTCATTTGACAGCAATTTTAATGAAAAAGAAATCCTCAAATATGCAGCAGCCGTTGAATCTGAATCAGAGCATCCCATTGCGAAAGGAATTATCAATTCAGCGGATGAAAAATTAAGAGTACAAGAATTTAATTCTATCCCGGGCAAAGGGGCTGAAGGAATAGTAAATGGAAAGGATGTGAAAGTGGTCAGTCCCGGTTACCTTGAAGAGAAAAACCTTCGAGGTTACAAAACGGAAAACGATGGACAAAGTTCGAAGGTTGAAGAGCTTTCTGAACAGGGTAAAACAGTTGTTTATGTTTTAATTGATGATAAAGTTGTCGGGGCGATCGCACTTGCTGACATTATTCGTGAAGAATCAAAAGAAGCAATAAGGCAATTGAAAGAAATGGGAATAAAACCGATGATGCTTACGGGAGACAACAAGCAAGTTGCAAAATGGGTTGCTGATGAATTAGGACTAGAAGATTATTTTGCCGAAGTGCTGCCTGAAAAAAAATCGGCAAAGGTAAAAGAAGTGCAAAGCAAAGGAATGAGCGTAGCAATGATAGGTGATGGGGTGAACGATGCACCAGCACTTGCACAAGCTGATGTTGGAATTGCTATCGGTGCAGGAACTGATGTTGCCGTCGAAACAGCAGATATTATTTTGGTTAAGAGCAATCCGAAAGATGTGGTGTCACTTATAAAATTTGCAAAAGCAACTTACAGAAAGATGGTTCAAAATTTAGTCTGGGCAACAGGATATAATATACTTACAATACCACTTGCCGCGGGAGTATTATATTCTGCAGGAATTGTTCTCAGTCCAGCAATCGGTGCCGTTTTGATGTCACTTAGTACAATAATAGTTGCAATAAATGCAAAACTATTAAGGCTTGGTTGACGAGTTTGTTTGTGGTGATCATCTTTGAAATATAAATACCTCCGTTATATTATTAAGGTCAGGCTAAACACCTGGCCTTTTTTAATATTTAGATCGAACCAATTTACCATATCACAA
This window encodes:
- a CDS encoding copper-translocating P-type ATPase, with translation MKNEHQNHIHQEHHKVVEAHDHHKMNHSHKKMHHSKNGHQGHDHSQHHGRMIEDFRKRFWISVIITIPIIVISPMIHHLLGIGDKLSFDGNMIVLFVLSSIVYFYGGWPFLKGLLDELRSKQPGMMTLIALAISVAYFYSSSVVFGVSGEDFFWELATLIDIMLLGHWIEMKSVMGASKALEELAKLMPDEAHKINNDGNVVEVKVSSLQHKDRLLIKPGEKIPADGKIYEGKTSINEAMITGESKPVSKVEGDEVIGGSINGEGSIKIEVEKTGDETFLSQVIKLVTEAQESKSRTQNLANKAAFWLTIVAILAGAITMFVWLLLEGSSFNFALSRTVTVMVITCPHALGLAIPLVVAVSTSLSAKSGLLIRNRTAFEQARNIQAVIFDKTGTLTKGEFGVTEIISFDSNFNEKEILKYAAAVESESEHPIAKGIINSADEKLRVQEFNSIPGKGAEGIVNGKDVKVVSPGYLEEKNLRGYKTENDGQSSKVEELSEQGKTVVYVLIDDKVVGAIALADIIREESKEAIRQLKEMGIKPMMLTGDNKQVAKWVADELGLEDYFAEVLPEKKSAKVKEVQSKGMSVAMIGDGVNDAPALAQADVGIAIGAGTDVAVETADIILVKSNPKDVVSLIKFAKATYRKMVQNLVWATGYNILTIPLAAGVLYSAGIVLSPAIGAVLMSLSTIIVAINAKLLRLG